In Rhodoferax sediminis, the sequence GCCGCTTCGATCCAGCCGCCGAACTGCTCGCGCACTTGCAGCAAGCCATCGAGATAAGGCTGGCACGACATCAGCGTGGCGCGCAGCGACGAGCCCCGGCCCGGCAGCGAGGGCATTTCGCCGGCCAGTTGCAGCTCCATGGTCCAGCGTGCCGCCGCGCGCAGTTTGTCGAGCGGCGCGTCGCCCGCGGGCAGCGAGAGCAGAAAATCCTGCGCACGGCGCATCACGCGCACCATTGCGGCGGCCGCGAGGTCTTCCTTGCTGGGGAAATGTTTGTAAAGGCTCGCTTTCGCGATACCGACCTCCGCAGCGACCTCATCCACCGTCATGGCCTCGAAACCTTTTTCAGCCAGCAGCCGGCTCACGGCTTTCACGATGGCCTCTTCACGCGCCAGGAGCATCTGCTCCTTGAACGACACGCGGGCAACGACGGGACTGCTCATGCTCGAATTTTAGTCAGTTGCATCTGAGACCATAGTCTCCGACTAATTTACAACCGGGAAGTTAATAAGTTACTACACAGTATGAAACAATCAATCCTGAAGGCCGCTTGCACGCATCTTGCATGCTGTCTAAAGTGGTTCAAGTGGTATGAATTCGGAGGCTGCCATGAAAAGGGTTTGGGTGTATGGACTGGCGTGGGGGGCGGCGACGCTGCTCGCCCTGATCCTGGCCGTGGTCACGCCCAACGAAACCAACGTCATGGGGCGTTTGCCGTCGCTGGTCGCGAATCGGCTGGGGCACAAACAGGAGCCGGTCAGCCTGCCCGAAGGCCTGCCCGCTGGACGCACGCTGGCGCTGGTCGCCTTCCGGCACAACCAGAACGCGGAACTGGAGAGCTGGATCAACGGCCTGCAGCTGCGCAAGGACTCCTCCATCGCGTGGGTCCGGATGCCCGTGATCAACGACACGGGCGACCCGGCGCACCGCAGCGCGGTGGAAACCCGCCTGCTCTCGCGCTATCCCAGTGAGTCGGAGCGGGCCAGCCTGCTGCCGGTGTTCACCGACCGCGACGCGTTTGTGCGCGCCACCGGCGTGACGGGCACGGATCAGGCGGTGGTGCTGGTGCTGGACCGCAATGGCGAGGTGCTGGCGCGGGCGCAAGGAAAGTTCGACCCCGACAAGGCCCAGGCGCTGCTGGAGACCCTGCGCTCGAGTGCGCCGTAAGCGGGCACGGCAGCCAAACTCCAACGCGTCCGGCGATTTCAGGCCAGCGCCGCCGCGGCCGCGGCTGTGAGTGCGCTGGTCATGGCATCCAGCACCTGTGATTCCAGGTTCCAGCAATGCCAGTAGAGCTGGATCGGCAGCGCATGGCCGGGCGCCATGTTGACCAGCTCGCCCTGCGCCATCAGGCCCTGCACCAGCAGTTCCGGCAGCACGCTCACGCCCCAGCCGGCCCGCACGGCGCGCACCTGGCCTTCGGAACTTGGCACGAACAACTGCTTCAAGGTGACGTGCTTGAGGCCGAAGGCCTTCGCCACAAACTCGGTCTGCATGTCGTCCTTGCGGTTGAACGCCACAAACGCCAGGTTGCCAAAGTTATGCGGCGCCAAACCCTGCGGCGCCTGCGCTGCCGCATACGCCGCTTGCGCCACCGCCACATAGCGCATGGCGCCCAGCGGCACCAGCCTGCAGCCGCGCAGCGCCGAGTCGAGCGTAGTGACGCAGCCCAGCACCTTGCCCTCGCGCAGCCATTCCTGGGTGAAATCCTGGTCGTCGGCGATGATCTCCAGCGGCAGGCCCTGACGCGCCAGCGCATCGAGCGCCGGCAGCGCCCAGGTGGCGATGCTGTCGGCATTGATGGCAATGGCGATGCGCTCCTCTTCGCGTGTGCCGCCCGCGTTGCCCGGTGCCAGCTCCTGCAGGTCGCGCTCCATGTCGGCACGCAGCAGGCGCAGCTGGCGCGTGTGCTTGAGCAGCAACTGCCCGGCCGGCGTCGGGTGAAGCGGGCGGCTGCGCACGATCAGCACGGTGCCGACCTGGGCTTCGAGCGAGCGCAGGCGCTGCGACACGGCCGACTGGGTGATGCACAGACGCTGGGCGGCGCGCTCGAAGCCGCCCTCTTCCACGATCGCGGCCAGGCATTCGAGGGCGTCGGGGTCAAAGGTGCTCATTATTAGCGGTGCTGATGTTTTCACTGCGCATTTAATTCTTCTTTTAATTACCGGCAACTTCCCGCAAACTGGGCGACATGAAAGTTATCGTACTGGGTGCCGGCATTATCGGCGTGAGCACCGCCTGGCACCTGTTAGAGCGCGGCCACGAGGTCACCGTGGTGGAGCGCCAGGGCGATGCGGCGCTGGAGACCAGCTTTGCCAACGCGGCGCAGATTTCGGTCAGCTACTGCGAGCCCTGGGCCAACCGGGGCGCGCCGCTCAAG encodes:
- a CDS encoding TetR/AcrR family transcriptional regulator; translation: MSSPVVARVSFKEQMLLAREEAIVKAVSRLLAEKGFEAMTVDEVAAEVGIAKASLYKHFPSKEDLAAAAMVRVMRRAQDFLLSLPAGDAPLDKLRAAARWTMELQLAGEMPSLPGRGSSLRATLMSCQPYLDGLLQVREQFGGWIEAAQASGALNPRLPAVAVLYTLYARACDPVLEFLKAGGRHSDAEIVELVLSTCFDGLNAR
- a CDS encoding LysR family transcriptional regulator ArgP, with protein sequence MSTFDPDALECLAAIVEEGGFERAAQRLCITQSAVSQRLRSLEAQVGTVLIVRSRPLHPTPAGQLLLKHTRQLRLLRADMERDLQELAPGNAGGTREEERIAIAINADSIATWALPALDALARQGLPLEIIADDQDFTQEWLREGKVLGCVTTLDSALRGCRLVPLGAMRYVAVAQAAYAAAQAPQGLAPHNFGNLAFVAFNRKDDMQTEFVAKAFGLKHVTLKQLFVPSSEGQVRAVRAGWGVSVLPELLVQGLMAQGELVNMAPGHALPIQLYWHCWNLESQVLDAMTSALTAAAAAALA